From the genome of Cytophagales bacterium WSM2-2:
TTTCAGCAAAGTGATTTTGTACATCGTTCTGACTTCTCTCTTCCTCATTGTGATATTCGGATTTACTCTTGGCCATGGAAGTTGGACTAATATTGAGACGAATGCGTCCGGGTACGTAGATCGGTCCTGGATGGATTCCATTTTTATCAAAAGTCTGTTTGCTGCTTTGCTTTCCGCATTTTGGGGTTATGAAGGATGGAGCACAATCGGCTATCTCGGAGGGGAAATCAAAAACGCTCAGCGCAATCTTCCGCTGGCGCTCGTTTTCGGAATGCTATTCGTAATGGCCGTCTACCTGGGTGTCAACTTCACGTATCTCTATGTCCTGCCCATCGACAATTTGCTGGCAGCACAACAATCACAAAATACAATTGCTGCAGTGGTAGTCGTCAAGCATTTGCTTGGAGATACCGGAGGATTAGTCATTTCACTTTTAATTTTAATTACAACGCTGGGTTGCACCAACACTACAATCCTTGCTGCACCACGACTGTATTTTGCCATGGCTAAAGAGGGTTTGTTTTTTAAACGGGCAGCTGAAATCCACCCCAAGTATAACATTCCCTCCAAAGCATTCTTGTTTCAGGCTGTCGTGATCTGCTTACTCATCATTAGCGGAAGTTTTGACCAGCTTACCGATATGCTGATTTTTGCATCGTTCATATTCTACGGTGCAACAACCTTGGGCGTATTCATTCTGCGAATAAAAATGCCGGACGCGCCCCGACCCTATAAGGCGTGGGGTTATCCCATTGTGCCGGCTATTTTCATTTTGTTCTGCATTGCCCTTCTGATCGTCACATTTGCAAGTAAGCCGCGTGAAGCAACGATGGGGTTGGTGCTGATGATGACCGGTATCCCATTCTACTGGTACTGGAACAAGAAAAAAGAGAATACTTAGTTCTGTCTGTTTCGCTACGAGTAGCCAACCCAAACTAAATTAGATTATAATTTTCCAATCTCTGGCTTTAACAGTCAGGCGGTATATCAACTTAAGGTTAAAAAATGTATTTTCATGACACATGAGTACACTACAACGCTTCAATCAACTGAAAGCGATCCGGATTCGCCGGATTAACATCACGCGTGGAATCAAGGACGCTTTCTTCATCCTCCTCGGTGTAGCCGCAGCTGGCTTCGGGCTAAAAGGCTTTCTTTTACCAAATCATTTTTTGGATGGAGGTGTGATGGGAATTTCACTCCTAGTCAACCTGCTGTATAATGTCGATCTCTCCATACTTGTGATCATTATCAATGTTCCATTTATCATTATCGGCTATACGCAAGTCTCAAAAGTTTTTGCCATCAAAACCCTGATCGGAATCGTTCTTCTTGCGATCGCGTTGGCGTACGTAGAATTTCCAATCGTAACGTCTGATAAATTACTGATTGCTTTTTTCGGAGGGTTCTTTCTGGGTGCAGGTATTGGTTTATCCATTCGTGGTGGCAGTGTATTGGATGGCACTGAAATTCTCGCCATCTACTCCAGTCGCAAAACCACGCTTACAGTAGGCGATATAATTCTTGCATTCAACATCATCATATTTTCTGTAGCAGCATACCTGATGCATATCGAAACTGCGCTGTACGCAATTCTTACTTACCTCGTTGCCAGCAAAACTGTCGATTTTGTTGTACACGGTATTGAAGAATACACGAGTGTCATGATTGTGTCGGAAAAAAGTAATGAAATCAAAGATGCCATCATCCACAATATGGGCCGTGGTGTGACGGTCCTCAAGGGGAAAAGCGGCTTTGGAAAGAAAGGACATCGTACATTTGATGTCGATGTTATTTTCACCGTCATCACTCGCCTGGAGCTTCAAAAATTGAAAACTGAAATTGCCAAAATCGATCCTGATGCTTTTGTGGTGGAAAACAGCGTGAATGACATCAAGGGTGGAATGATCAAGAAGAGGCCACTGGAGGAATAGTTATGAAATACAATTTAGACTGGCTTACCCGTAAGTTCGACAGCGGTGAGACAATCAAATACATTTTCTTTTGGGGACATTCTAAAAAAGAAAATGAATCAGTTGGAAATTTTTTATTCAGTCAGTGGTTTCCGTCACCGTTTACAGTGGAAGCTGTCGAGTACAAAACCTGTGAACATTGGATGATGGCTCACAAGGCTCAATTATTCCATGACCATGAGGCTTTGGAGAGAATTCTTAAAGCTAACACACCTGCTGAAGCCAAAAAAATCGGGCGTGAGGTAAAGAATTTCGATCCAAAGGTATGGGACGAGAAAAAATATGAGTGCGTGACAACCGGTAACGTCCACAAATTTCGGACGAACAAATTGTTCAAAGATTACCTTCTTAACACAAATGACAGAGTTCTGGTGGAAGCCAGTCCAGTAGATTTCGTCTGGGGTATTGGTTTGTCGAAAGACACTCATCTTATCGAGAACCCTCACACCTGGAAAGGATCTAACCTGCTTGGATTTGCCTTGATGGAAGCGAGAGACATCCTTAGAAACGACTAATCCACTTACCGGAAGCTGTTGGCCGCCAATAAGTGGATTAGTTTTTTTGAGTCAATGTCAATTCACCTTTATCATCTTCTTGGTTTGTTTAACATTTTCAAAATGGGCATTCAGGAAATACAACCCTGCTTTTACTTCCGCTCCATCATTATTTGACCCGTTCCATTCAATATTGTTTTTGCCTGCCGGATAAGTACTTTCGATTACCCTGATGACCCTGCCTAATTCATCCATGATCTCAAATCTAACTTTTCCACTTTGAGGTAAGTTGAAGCTGATCTCCGTCTTCTTTGAAAAAGAATTCGGGTAGTTCTGATACAATTCAAATTCTGCTAAATGTTCTTCGCCCCATTCCACATGGTAAGGAACAGTTTTGAGGTCTTTATCATACACAGCAATGCTAGTGGCTCTCCCGGTGATATCGATATCCTTGTAGCCTGCTGTTTCATCTATCTTTCTGAATTGAATAACAAATAAATTATCATTGCTGTTCAAGCTTTTACTCTGGCCATTGAGATCATCCCATACTGTCGTTAATATTCCATTCTGCGTATTCTTAGTTCCAAAACTACCCTCCGTATTTTTTGAGAGCACATCGATATATTCAAGCTTATTCATATCCCATGAAACCGTGAACTGGTAAGCCGAAATATTATTGAAATCCCTTACACGAATTGGTATTTCTATAATATTGCTGGTACCCGTCTCTTTGTCAATAACGAAAGTAATTCCGTTACCTGCACCTATCCTTCCTTGTTGAGTATTGTCCCTACTGTCATTTACATCACCTAATTTTATTCCAATGAAATCCTGATTAATCTGACCATCAACTTGAGTTAAGCTTACTGATTGATCATAGGGAAATGGGTTTGCTGAATCGGTGAAGAAAAAATCGCTTGGAACAAAGGCCCATTGCCTGTTGCCGGGGAAACTGGTATTAATTCCTAATATCAGTGCCTGTATATAGATAATGTCTAGTGTGCTTACTGTAGCGCTATTGTTCACATCAGCAGCAATGATCTCATAAGGGCCATTCAGAGGTTGTACCCCAAGCAGGTGCCTACGTAAAGAGGCTACATCCTGCACATCAATTCCATTTATTGGGTTAGGGTCATTTGTTTTGACAGGCGTAATAGTATAGTTGACTCCTGCCGGGCCTGTTAGTACATAGCTCCCTGAACTGTTGGTTGATGTACTTTGTGGGGTTAAACTATTCAGCGTAACAGTTACATTTTGTACACCTTGGTCATTGGGATATACTACCCTTCCCGTAATCGTCAAATCAGTGTCGATGGTCAATTTGCCTGAGCTTGTCGTTACGTTGACATTGTTAAAGTTATTGTCGATGACTTCAATCGGCAACGGATTTCCGTCAATCGTGATGTTGGTTATATCACCATAATTTCCAGTAAGCTTAAATCGTAAGGCAACGATTGCTCCACCATCTGCTAACGTCTTCCCCGTCAGGCTGGGATCGGACCATGACATCGTAAGTTGTCCTACGTTTGCATTTGTAGTTCCGAAAGAGCTGACGTCAAGTCCATTTAGTCCAAATGATTCTACATCAACAAATGTCACTACTGATGGATCCCAGTTCACCGAAAATTGATTTCCAACGATGTTATTAAATGCACTCGTTTGAATTGGTACCAACACATCTGAGTTTTTTGCTCCATGAGCATCGGATGTAAATAAAGTAAATAAGGTTGGGTCAGAATATTTTAGTACCAGGCCGGATTTTGGATTATTTACCTTGCTTCCAGCAATGATTATGCTTTGCCCATTTCTAATTAGTTGACTCGGTGTATCATCGGAACTACTATAAGCACCATTCCATAGCAGGGCTCCAGTGCCGTCAAATTTTAATATCCTGTAATTCCAGGCCCCTGTCGAAATCTTATTTGAAGAGGAGGCCACGAAGAAGTTTCCAAGGTTATCCGCGACAATCCCTGATGGAAAGTCAAAATCCCAAAAGTGGTCCACCGTTACTAATTTCTGGGTTCCTCCTGAATCGAACTTCCAAATTCCGATGTCCCAATTCAAACTTGTTTGCACAACTACGCCTGTCAAATAAGAATTGCCCGAATTGTCAACTTCTAAATGAGCCACAGTATTTGTCATTGGCATTAAGTAGTTCCCCCAATTCTTTTGCCACAACTGCGCTCCCTGGCTATTATATTTTGCGATAAAATAGGAGTAGTGATCAGGTCTGAAAGTGCTCGCGTTAATTTGGTCTGTTGAGTTTCCTGAAATAAAAACATTTCCACTCTTATCAACCTTTACTTCCCAGGCCGATGATCCAAACCAGGAATTTGAATACTGAGCTGACCACATTAGCACTCCGGAGCTACTGAATTTAGCAACCGTAGCAACGGAGGTAGCCCCCGATGCAACGAATTTTGTACTCGAACCTGTAACATAAATATTGCCGTTGTCAACCACTAAGTCCCAGAGCTGATCTCCACTGCCACCATTATAAGTGGAGAGCCAAAGTTGGTTTCCGTTTTTGTCGTATTTAATTATGAGAAAATCAGAATTCTGTCCATTTTTTGTGGTCCTTCCCGCTACAATAATATTATCGTTTTGATCAACCGCAACGGCATGCGCTATATCAGCAGTACCGGAATTATAGGTTTTCGTCCATAATAAGCTTCCATCTTTGCTGACCTTTGCAGTAACGCAATAAAAATTTACATTGTTATATACAGTGGAGGTCACTACTACATTTCCAGCGTTGTCCGTGGCTATTAGTTTTTTATAAGCATAGCCTTTATAGTTGCTGTTCTGAAATTGGCTTATTGCTACAGTCTCCCACAATATGTTACCTGATGGATTTATTTTACTCAATTTGCCTGTTTGGGATAAGAAAAAAGTGTTCCCAAAAGCATCCTGAGTAGCGGACAAACAACTATAGTCCAATGCGGCTTCCCAACTCAAAGTTGGTTGTGCTGTCGCTATAAAGACGAGACAGTTGATTAACAGAAGACAAATAAGGCATCGGTAAATATGTTTCATAGTAAGTTGTTTAAGTACTTAATCGGACAACTTACCCCTTATATTCCGTACTCGTTACATTCATTTAATGATTGACCGCATTCATTTAGTGATTGACAGTATTCCCTTATCAATTGACAAGTGTACTTATTAAGTACCCTAGATTTTGGGTTACTTTCGACAAAAAAGAAATATTAGCCTAGTCTAAAGGCTGTGATGACATATTGATTGGATCAGTGGAAACCAAACATCCACCGCCAGATCTGGTAACCCGTTATCAATTTGGGTACTACTACTGCTGACTATCGTTTATGGAGGAAAAACTTCTGCAAGATGAAGTGTTCTTATAGACAAATCCACTTACTGGAAGCTGTTGGCCGCCAATAAGCGGATTAGATTTTTTTCGAATCTTTAGATCAATTGACTTTGATCATCTTCTTGGTCTGTTTAACATTTTCAAAGTAGGCGTAGTCTTTAATAGTAAATGAACCCACGATGGGCGTCAAATCCACTAGCTTTACGCAAAAAGGTTGCAGAACTTACATCAATATGACAATCAAGTGTCCCACTGGAAAGCGAGCCTACCCGACTGAAATCCTGGCCGAAGAAGCATTGGTTGACGCACACAGTCAAAATCAATATTCGGGTACCGGGCCTGTTGCAGTATATCGCTGTGATGAATGCGGATACTTTCATTTTACATCCAAAGGCAAAATGAATGAACGCCTTGCCCAATTGATCGCAAGCGGCAAAATAAAGCTCCAGCAGCAAGGTGCTGATTGGGAGCGTAAATTGAAGAAGTGAAAGCGTTTATCTTTGCAACATTAAGCTTAACTCAAATGGTCAACCGCTACGCTGGAGAAATTCACATCAACCCGATCCGCATCTTAAGAAATGACGACTTCAACAATGATGGTCACATTAAAGACATTGAGGTCACACTCAGTCAAACGATAGAACTGAATCAAAAAATTTCGCAACAACTTCAAGGCCTCAAAAAATGGATTGCTGCAAAGAAAATTTCAGGAGTCCAGTTTCACTTTGCCGATGGCGGATACATTAGTGTTAAAGGGTTGCCAGATCATCAATTAAAAGAATTAGCTGGAGATGGCCTTATTGAGTTGTTCGATTTTGCAACTGAAAAAGACTGGGTAAAGCGGCACGGTCCTCAATTTGGCCTTATTTGGGAAAACGGTAGAGCTGTTGAAATCTGAGTTGGCATATGAACTCTTTGGAGCTAAAGAAACACCTGCACTCCTTGTGTGCTTCATTCGTGCAAAAGCGAATTGATGAGGCTAAGCATGCGATGGACGCGGCACAAGAATCAGCCAACGCGGAAGAAAAAAGCAGTGCTGGTGACAAATACGAAACCGGTCGCGCCATGGCACAAATTGCCCGGGACCAGGCTGCTCAGCAATTAGATGAAGCTCTCAAGTTAAAAAAAGTGCTTGACCAGATAAATCCATCTCAGGCATATACAAAAATTGGTCTGGGAAGTTTAGTAATCACAGGCAGCCAGCGATTTTATATTTCTATCAGTGCCGGAAAACTGGAAGCTGACGGGAAGGAATATTTTGCGATATCACCGCAATCTCCCATTGGCAGACTTTTGCTCAACCGGGAGATACATGATGTTGTTTCTTTTCAAAATCACAAGCACACGATCATCGAAATTCACTGAATTTGGATATCAGCCTCCCCCAGAATAGATGAATTACAATTCAATCATTTGAAAGCATCCGAAAGTTCACCTACTTCCGGTTTGAATGATATGAAGAAAATAGTCTATTCAGCTGTCTTGATCGTTTTGCTCTCTTGCGAATACGATGACCTCACTCCGGTATGCTACCTTGCCTCAGAGTTGACAATCAGCAATTCCATTTTCTATAGTTATAATAACCGAAACCAATTAGTCACTTACAATGCTCCATCTGTTATCTCCAGTGTTTTGACGTATGATAATTCCGGAAGGATCATTCGTGAATTGGATAATGGTGATCTTGACATCAGGTATCAGTACGACTCTCATGGCAATCTGATTCTCTGGTCGCAGTCCATAGACGGATACCCCTATCTCAGCGCTCAATCAAAATTTTTTTACAATGCCGCCGGTCAGGATACGCTCCAGCAGTATTTCAGATTTGATGTAGCCACCAACGATTTTTACTTATGGAAATTTATTCGTCTGAACTACTCTTCACCGCACGGTCATAACTATTCTGAAAAAAGGGGCTATTGGGCAACTGGAGATTTGGCGTATGCCGAGAATTTTCTTTGGGACAATCATCCCAACCCATACCTAAAAAATGCTTTTTTCAAAAATGAAATGCCTCCAACTAACAATATTGTGAGGTATACTTATACACTGACAGGCGGACAGCCACAGGTGACTGAATACACTTATACTTATAATCACAAGGGATTTCCGGTCGCGAAGGCAATTGTTGGATACGCGACCATTGCAACCTATACTTACACCAATTGCAATTAGATCTTACCGACTCTATTTCGTCAGAACAGGCACGTTGACTACGAGCATCAGAAGGTCCTCGTCTTTTACTTCTTTTTTCTCATCGGCAACCAGCAAAAAATTTTCGTAGAGCGTGTTAAGTTCTTCGCCCTCCAGTTGATGACCCAGCAATGACAACCGGTGTTTCAGTGCTGCGCGGCCACTGCGAGCGGTGAGCACAATAGACGATGAGGGAACCCCAACCTGCGAAGGGTTGATGATCTCATAATTCTCAGCATGTTTCAAAAAACCATCCTGATGTATTCCAGAAGAATGTGCGAAAGCATTGGCACCGACAATAGCCTTATTGGCCTGCACGGGCATGTGCATCATTCCTGAAACCAACTTGCTGATACCATAGATTTTCTCTGGTTTGATACCTGTGACAAAACCCATGTCTTTATGAACCTCAAAAATCATTGCAACTTCTTCAAGTGAAGTATTTCCAGCCCGTTCACCGATGCCGTTGATTGTGACTTCCACTTGTCTTGCCCCATTAATAACGCCACTCACCGTGTTGGCCGTAGCTAATCCAAGATCGTTGTGGCAATGCACCGATATAGTAGCCTTTGTGATGTTGCTTACGTTTTCGAACAAGTAATTAATTCTCTTTCCATACAAGTGTGGGAGACAATAGCCTGTAGTGTCCGGAATATTTACCACATCAGCACCTGCCTCGATCACCGCTTGTGTCATTTGCGCCAGGAAAGCAAGGTCAGCACGGCCCGCGTCCTCCGCATAAAATTCAACTTCAAAACCTTTGCTCTTTGCATAACGAACAGCCCATACACCTTGCTCTAAAACCTGTTCGCGTGTAGACTTGAACTTGTTTTTAATGTGAACATCGCTCGATCCAATGCCCGTATGAATTCTTCCCCGTTTGGCATATCGCAAAGCCTCACCAGCCACATCGATATCTTCTTTTTTTGCGCGCGTTAATCCGCAAACGACCGGCTCTTTTACCGCTTTGGAAATTTCAACTACCGAGAGAAAATCGCCCGGACTGGAAATAGGAAAGCCGGCTTCAATCACATCAACGCCCAAAGACTCAAGCTCGCGAGCAATCACAATTTTTTCTTCTGTCTTCAACTGACAGCCGGGTACCTGCTCACCATCGCGAAGAGTTGTATCGAAAATTTGAATTCGTTGGCTCATAGTTTCATTTTCAAATTAACTGACAGAAGCAATAAAGGAGGCAGTATTGAGAGCAGTGGAATCAAGTGCCTTATTTTTAGAAAGCCGATCAACTATTTTTTTTCCCATTGCACTGGTACCTAGTATTTTCAATTTGTCTGTGTTCTTATCTGCAATGTCTGACGTGCGATATCCTTCTTTTAAAATTTGCTGAACAGACATGATTACGTCTTCCGATTCCTTTTTCATTCCAAAAGAAATATCGAGCATCAATGCGACCGATAAAATGGATGCTAATGGATTGGCAATTCCCTTGCCGGTGATGTCGTGCGCACTTCCGTGAATAGGCTCGTATAGTCCGACTGAATCACCAATTGAAGCAGACGCAAGCATTCCCATTGAACCTGCAATCTGTGAAGCTTCATCCGTGAGAATATCTCCAAATAAATTTCCCGTGAGGACTACATCAAAGCTCCTGGGGTTTTGAATGAGCTTCATCGCTGTCGCATCGACAAATTGATGCTCCAATTGTATATCGGGGTATTGCTTACCTACCTGCTGCACTGTCTCCCTCCATAGTCTTGAGCTTTCCAGTACATTCGCTTTATCGACCGATGTCACCTTCTTTTTCCGAGTCTGCGCAGCCCTGAAGGCTTTGTGGGCAATACGTTCGATTTCATAGCGCTGGTAGATCATCAGGTCAAAAGCAGTTGCGCCATTATCACTTCTTCCTTTCTCTCCGAAGTAAACATCACCAGTCAGTTCACGAAAAAATAAAATATCCGATCCCTGAAGGATCTCAGGCTTGATACTTGAAGCTCCCAGCAATTCATCAAACAACTTAATTGGACGAAGATTGGCGTAAAGGCCCAACTCCTTCCGCATTTTTAGCAGACCCTGCTCTGGTCTTACTTTCAGTGTGGGGTCATTGTCATATTTAGGATGACCGACAGCACCAAAGAGTATCGCGTCACAGTTCTTTAATTTCACGAGCGTCTCGTCAGGGAGCGCTTGTCCAGTAGATTCTATCGCTTCATGACCAATCTGAGCTTCATCGAATTCAAAATCGTGACCGAATTTTTGTGCAATAACCTCCAGGACTTTTTTGCCTTCAGCAGTCACTTCTTTTCCGATTCCGTCTCCGGGAAGTATGATTATCTTTTTCTTCATTTAATCTTATCTAACTATCCTTCTACTAGTAGCAATTCAATGGGCCAAGTCATATACACTTATCTCCTCTCTCAAACTCAGCAGGTAATCAATGTCATCGTATCCATTCATCAGGCACTCCTTCTTATACGCATTGATTTCAAATTTCTCCTGTTCGCTACCAAATGAAACCGTCTGACTGGGCAGGTCAACAGTGATTTCCAATTGAGTGTTTTGGCTGACTGTGTCAAAAATCTTTTTTAGGAATTTTTCGGAAACTACTACCGGGAGCAGACCGTTGTTCAACGCATTGTTCTTAAAGATGTCTGCAAAAAAACTCGAGATCACTGAACGAAATCCAAAATCATAAATTGCCCATGCTGCATGTTCTCGGCTGCTACCACATCCAAAATTCTTCCCTCCGATCAAAATCTTCCCTGAGTATTTATTACTATTCAGCACAAAATCTTTTACCGGTTGACCGTTGACATCAAACCTCCAGTCGCGAAACAAATTGTCACCAAAGCCCTCGCGGGTAGTCGCTTTCAAAAATCGGGCAGGGATGATCTGGTCTGTATCAATATTCTCGACAGGGATCGGAACTGCTGTTGAGCTAAGTTTTAAAAATTTTTCCTTTTCCATTATTTTAATCAATCATTTCCCGTACGTCCGTCACTCTTCCCGTAATTGCTGCTGCTGCTGCTGATAACGGACTTGCCAGGAATGTTCGTGATTTTGGCCCTTGCCTCCCTTCAAAATTCCGGTTACTTGTACTTACACAATATTTTCCTGCTGGAACTTTGTCTTCATTCATGCCAAGACATGCAGAACAGCCTGGGCTTCTCAATTCAAAGCCCGCTGCTTCAAAAATTTTGTCCAGACCTTCAGCTTTTGCCTGTGTCTCTACTTGCTTTGAACCTGGAATTACCCATACCTCTACATCCGGTGCTTTCTTTTTTCCCCTTACTAGTTCAGCTACCAGGCGCAAGTCTTCGATCCGTGCATTCGTGCAACTGCCGATGAAAACATAGTCGATGGCTTTATTCAGAAGTTGAGAACCTGACTCAAGCCCCATGTACTCCAGTGATTTCTTAAATGAGGTTTGCTCACTGATTTCTTTTAATTCCGCAACGGTGGGAATCCTGTCAGTCACTTTCATACCCATGCCCGGATTAGTGCCATACGTGATCATTGGAGCTATATCAGTCGCATCGAATTTTAACTCCAAATCATAGCTGGCGCCATCATCAGTCTTCAGTTGTTCCCATTTTGCAACTGCTTCGTTGAATGCCTCCGCTTGTGGTGCAAATTTTCTTCCCTTGATGTAGTTGTAGGTTACTTGGTCAGGTGCGATCAGTCCGCCACGAGCGCCCATTTCAATACTCATATTGCAGATGGTCATGCGCGCCTCCATCGATAAGTTTTGTATCGCACTTCCGGTGTATTCAACAAAGTAGCCAGTTGCACCACTCGCTGATATTTTCGAGATGATGTAGAGGATGATATCCTTACTGACAACACCCTTGCCCAACTTCCCGTTGATTTCAATCTTCATTGTCTTCGGACGATACTGCAATACACATTGTGTTGCCAGAACTTGTTCTACTTCGCTGGTACCAATGCCAAAGGCAATGTTGCCAAATGCTCCGTGAGTTGATGTATGACTGTCACCACAGACAATAGTCATTCCTGGCAACGTCAGTCCAAGCTCTGGTCCAATGATGTGAACAATACCCTGAAATGGATGGCCCAGATCGTAAAGCTCAACACCAAACTCTTTGCAGTTCTGTCTTAATGTTTCAACCTGATGACGAGACAATGCTTCCTTGATCGGAAGATGTTGATCTTTTGTAGGAACATTATGGTCAGCCGTAGCTGTTGTGCGCAACGTATTGAAAACTTTTATTCCTCGTTTTCGCAAGCCATCGAATGCCTGCGGACTTGTCACTTCGTGAATGAAATGCCTGTCAATAAAAAGTGCATCGGGATGACCATCGGCACGCTTCACTACATGTGCGTCCCAAATTTTTTCAAATATTGTCTTCAGTTTTTTGCTCACAACCAAGTGTTCGTTTGTTCCAACTCATCAAAACGCAAATCGCCCTGCCAGCGATTTCTGCATGACAGGGCGACTTGTTTTTATGTAGGTGCTAAGGTGGAAAAATTATTTCACGTTGAGTACAAATAACTCAAAAAATTTAAGTGCGCTTACAATTGTTAGTTAACTGATCGAACTATTTTTTTCCTGTATAATAAATTTACTCAAGACATGAAACTGTTTTACTATTTACTCTTCTCTCAGTTATTTATGATTCTATCACACAACACATTGAAGAACTTGAAAAAAAAATATAAGAGTGCGAGTGACAAAACGCTTTTATCTGAATCTGTTTTGTAGACAAGAAGAATTGCAGGATGCTGATACCAAACTACTGAAAGATTGAA
Proteins encoded in this window:
- a CDS encoding amino acid permease; this translates as MANTEIKNQGQLVRSLGLLSVFFLVVSSVIGSGVYKKVAPMSEALQSPGLVLLAWALGGVLTLCGTLSNAEVASMLADSGGEFVYYKKIYNRFFAFLYGWANFTAIRSASIASIAYVFSQSFNSLVPLPTLPGEWSSLTILGFLTPFDNFGVKLLTIMLVLALTYLNYVGLKVGENFSKVILYIVLTSLFLIVIFGFTLGHGSWTNIETNASGYVDRSWMDSIFIKSLFAALLSAFWGYEGWSTIGYLGGEIKNAQRNLPLALVFGMLFVMAVYLGVNFTYLYVLPIDNLLAAQQSQNTIAAVVVVKHLLGDTGGLVISLLILITTLGCTNTTILAAPRLYFAMAKEGLFFKRAAEIHPKYNIPSKAFLFQAVVICLLIISGSFDQLTDMLIFASFIFYGATTLGVFILRIKMPDAPRPYKAWGYPIVPAIFILFCIALLIVTFASKPREATMGLVLMMTGIPFYWYWNKKKENT
- a CDS encoding membrane protein, with protein sequence MSTLQRFNQLKAIRIRRINITRGIKDAFFILLGVAAAGFGLKGFLLPNHFLDGGVMGISLLVNLLYNVDLSILVIIINVPFIIIGYTQVSKVFAIKTLIGIVLLAIALAYVEFPIVTSDKLLIAFFGGFFLGAGIGLSIRGGSVLDGTEILAIYSSRKTTLTVGDIILAFNIIIFSVAAYLMHIETALYAILTYLVASKTVDFVVHGIEEYTSVMIVSEKSNEIKDAIIHNMGRGVTVLKGKSGFGKKGHRTFDVDVIFTVITRLELQKLKTEIAKIDPDAFVVENSVNDIKGGMIKKRPLEE
- the leuA gene encoding 2-isopropylmalate synthase, whose translation is MSQRIQIFDTTLRDGEQVPGCQLKTEEKIVIARELESLGVDVIEAGFPISSPGDFLSVVEISKAVKEPVVCGLTRAKKEDIDVAGEALRYAKRGRIHTGIGSSDVHIKNKFKSTREQVLEQGVWAVRYAKSKGFEVEFYAEDAGRADLAFLAQMTQAVIEAGADVVNIPDTTGYCLPHLYGKRINYLFENVSNITKATISVHCHNDLGLATANTVSGVINGARQVEVTINGIGERAGNTSLEEVAMIFEVHKDMGFVTGIKPEKIYGISKLVSGMMHMPVQANKAIVGANAFAHSSGIHQDGFLKHAENYEIINPSQVGVPSSSIVLTARSGRAALKHRLSLLGHQLEGEELNTLYENFLLVADEKKEVKDEDLLMLVVNVPVLTK
- the leuB gene encoding 3-isopropylmalate dehydrogenase, translating into MKKKIIILPGDGIGKEVTAEGKKVLEVIAQKFGHDFEFDEAQIGHEAIESTGQALPDETLVKLKNCDAILFGAVGHPKYDNDPTLKVRPEQGLLKMRKELGLYANLRPIKLFDELLGASSIKPEILQGSDILFFRELTGDVYFGEKGRSDNGATAFDLMIYQRYEIERIAHKAFRAAQTRKKKVTSVDKANVLESSRLWRETVQQVGKQYPDIQLEHQFVDATAMKLIQNPRSFDVVLTGNLFGDILTDEASQIAGSMGMLASASIGDSVGLYEPIHGSAHDITGKGIANPLASILSVALMLDISFGMKKESEDVIMSVQQILKEGYRTSDIADKNTDKLKILGTSAMGKKIVDRLSKNKALDSTALNTASFIASVS
- a CDS encoding 3-isopropylmalate dehydratase small subunit — translated: MEKEKFLKLSSTAVPIPVENIDTDQIIPARFLKATTREGFGDNLFRDWRFDVNGQPVKDFVLNSNKYSGKILIGGKNFGCGSSREHAAWAIYDFGFRSVISSFFADIFKNNALNNGLLPVVVSEKFLKKIFDTVSQNTQLEITVDLPSQTVSFGSEQEKFEINAYKKECLMNGYDDIDYLLSLREEISVYDLAH
- the leuC gene encoding 3-isopropylmalate dehydratase large subunit, yielding MVVSKKLKTIFEKIWDAHVVKRADGHPDALFIDRHFIHEVTSPQAFDGLRKRGIKVFNTLRTTATADHNVPTKDQHLPIKEALSRHQVETLRQNCKEFGVELYDLGHPFQGIVHIIGPELGLTLPGMTIVCGDSHTSTHGAFGNIAFGIGTSEVEQVLATQCVLQYRPKTMKIEINGKLGKGVVSKDIILYIISKISASGATGYFVEYTGSAIQNLSMEARMTICNMSIEMGARGGLIAPDQVTYNYIKGRKFAPQAEAFNEAVAKWEQLKTDDGASYDLELKFDATDIAPMITYGTNPGMGMKVTDRIPTVAELKEISEQTSFKKSLEYMGLESGSQLLNKAIDYVFIGSCTNARIEDLRLVAELVRGKKKAPDVEVWVIPGSKQVETQAKAEGLDKIFEAAGFELRSPGCSACLGMNEDKVPAGKYCVSTSNRNFEGRQGPKSRTFLASPLSAAAAAITGRVTDVREMID